CCGGCCGCGGCCGCCCACCGAAGCCCATCGCGAGTCAGCGAGAAAAAGGATGACGAAGACCCCAGCCTGGTGATCGCTGGGGTCTTCGCGGCGTCCCGGAGAAAACCACAATTCTCAATACATTTGCGGAAGTCTCATCCAACCTGCAGCCCCCAGGCCAAGACCCCTCCGGCACCGGAAGCAACATCACCAAGCACCTCATCGACCTGCAGCACCACAGGTCAACGAGACAGCCCTGTCAACGGCCACACCGCAACATGAACGAGAACGCACATTGTCGATCATGCCGGGGTGCTGCGGTGGGCTCGATGCGGGGCGCCAGGTCCACGAGGGTGGACAGATCGTCCAAGGCCGTGGACGACTCGGTACAGTGGTGGAACGTGGCATCCCAGCGTTGCAACCTGACCGTGCATCCGTGCATTGTCAGTGGTGAGCAGCAGACTGGGGTCATGAGAAACGGCGGCCTCTGCCCGGCCTGGAAGCAGGGACAGAGACCGCCGCGGGATGACCCGCACCTCGCGCCTCTTGGTGTTACAGCACCAGGGGGCGCGTCGCGTTTTACAGGTGGCTGACCAGCGTCTCGTACAGCCACGCCACGCCCTGGGTGAACCAGTGCGCGGCATCTCCGGCTACGCCAGCCATGAAGGCCTGGGCTACGCCGTCGATCATGCGTTCGCGAGCAGTGCGACTCTCATCCCGGACAGGCGGCCGGCCGTCGTCCTGGAAACCATCGGACGTCGGCTTGTCGCTCTCCGGCATGGGAGCCCCCCAATCAGGACCGTCGCGCATCATGTGGATGGCCGGGGCGACGGTCCGTCAAAACCCGGCCCTCCAGAAGCTGCACAAGCCTCCGAACGGGCATTAGGAATCCTACGTGGCCCCGGTGACAGTTTCCGGGCACCGGCGGGTACCCTCATCCGTTGCACGACCGACGGCGAGGCGCTCAGCACTCCTGTAGACGGTGTTCGCAGGCCTTGTAGAAGCGGGAAGGCGCTGCCACCTGGGGAAACGCCTGGCAAGGCGACCCAGCCGCAACAACCTCCCGCTTGACGAACAACGTTCCGACTTAGCCGAGCTTGATGCCGTTCTCGGTCTGCCCCCTCGAAGGACGGCCCTTCTACCAGGTGCGAGAACGGCGTCTTGGCCACGCGGACGCCGTCCTTGTACTGGAGCTTCTTGTGGACCTATTCGCGGGTTCGCTCCGTCCTGCACAACTTGCGGTCGGAGATGGAGAAGGTGCACGCGTCGTCGTCGTACTTGCCGGCGTACCCCTTGTCACAGGTGCACGTCGATGTAGTCGATGTCGGTGAAGTCGACGAGCAGGCCCTGGGCGCGGTTGCCGCTGTCCTTGAAGTAGGTCTCCTGCAGCCCTTCTGCAGCGAGGGCTTGGAGCTGGGCTTCGGTGGCGCCGGCGTCCTGGGCGGCGAGCAGGCGGCCTGCGAGTTCGGGGGGCAGGTGCTGGGTGATGCGGCGCATGCGGCCGTCGTCGGTGGTGCCGGGGGCGGCGGTGAACCCGAAGTGCCTGATCCATATCCCGGTTTTCGAGGGGTCTGGGGCTCTAGGCTGTAGTGGTGTCCGAGGGTTCCGGGCGGCCCGGAGAGCGGGTGTGCGGGGGCTGCGGTGACCGGTTGAGGCCGGCCGCGCGGCCGAACGCGCTGTTCTGCTCGACGGCGTGTCGTGCCAGGTCATGGCGGCGGGATCGTCGGTTGCGGCGCCGGGTTCTGGCGGAGTTGAACGGGTCGGGCCGGGCGGTGTGTCGGGAGTGCGGGACGGCCTGGGTGGCCGGGGTGGACCGGCGTTCGGACGCCGTCTACTGCTCGCGGCGGTGCCTCATGAGGGCCTGGCGGTCGCGGAACGAATCGTTCGGCGAACGGTCACAGTGACCACTTCACGAACGCATCCGAATCGGACTTTCGATCAGATTCCGGCTTCTTCCGGTCGACCATTGTGATCTTCCTCGGGCGGGTCCGAGTCTCGATCGCGAGAGCGGGTCGTGTTCTGTCGCGGCCGAGGGGCCGTGCCCTGACCCGCCGTGGGTGGTGATCGTTGCCATGACCCAGGAGATCGAGAAGATCGGGAGTGTCGGGTTCGACCGATACACCGAGATTGTTGCCGAGCTGCGGAAGCTCGTGGAAACCATCGGACGGGCCCAGTTCGCCATCGGGGACTACGCGTTGGAGATCGAGCCGATGCGCGCGTTCCGGCAGCCGGAGCCGAGCGAGGAGATGTTCACGGTCCGGGAGTCGTTGCTCCGGCTCTCCGAGGACATCGGCCTGTCCTACTCGGTGGTCAAGAACTGCAGGTGGGCGGCGTCGAAGTGGCCCAAGGCCCGCCGGCGTCCGGAGGTGTCGTTCACTATCCACCGGATCCTGGGCAGGATCGAGGACGAGGAGGAGAGGTTCGCCGCGGTCCTGACGCCGCCCGAGGGCAAGGCCCGGTGGTCGGTCGACGACGCAAAGCGGAAGGTCGGCTGGCGGGTCGAGAACCCCGTCACGCCAGCGGAGAAGGTGTCCGCGATCCACGACCTGGCCCGGGACGAGGCGGTCGCGGCGACGGTGACCTCGGATTTCCTGCGGCGTCCGTCCGTGGTCTCCCAGGTCACCCCGGAGGACAGGATCAGGGCCGCGGAGGAATTGGTTCGCGACGACCAGGTCGCCGCGGCCGTCGTCCCGGACGTGCTGCGGCGTCCGTCCGTGGTCTCCCAAGTCACCCCGGAGCAGAGGACCCGGGTCATCGAGGAGCTGACCCGTGACGATCACGTCGCCGCGACGGTGACTACGGGCCTGCTGCGCCGGCCGGACGTCGCCTTCCGGGCGATGTCGGACGACACCGCCCGTCACCAGGTCAATCACGCTCAGGTCGAGCGGGGCAGGCAGGCCCGCGAGGACTTCGAGCGCACGAGTCCGGTCGCGCCGGCGGTGAAGCGGATCGACCGCTCGGTGGAGTTCCTGGACCTGATCACCGCCTGCCACGCGTTCGTCGCGGCCTCCGGACGGGTCGTTCCGGGGATGCGGGACCGGCAGCTCAGCGACGACGAGAAGGTGATCATTCACGAGAACGTCGCCCGAGTACGGGCGACGCTCGACTGGATCGAGACGGCCGTTGACACCGGCAAGGTCGACGTCGACGGCGAGCTGGCCCGCCTGCTGCAAGGCGAGTAGTGGGATGCCGCGCGCTTCGCAGCGCCGTTCCCCGGCGGCCCATAGGCACGCCGACACCGTCCGCTTCATCCTCTTCGAGGCACGACCGGCCGGCCTGGCCTTCAACCAGTTGGTCAGGTCGAGCGAGCTCTCGCCGCATCAGGCCCGCTCGGGTTTGGCCTGTCTGCGGGACACCATCGCCGAACAGGGCTGGCCGCCCCTGATCTGGACGAGGGCGGACGGCTACAAGTTCTGTTCCGACCCCGCAGAGCTTCAGGCCTACGAGGTCGCGGTGATCCGCGAGAAGCTCACCGAGATCCGCCGGTTCATCACCGGCGTCGTCGCCCCGCACACCGTCCTACAACCCAAGGGCCGGTGGGTCCGGCACCTGAACACCCAGCTCAACTCCGTCGAGTCCACCCTCGACGTGATCGCCGACTACATCGACGCTTGATCCCGCTGGGGGGGGCGGCCGCGAAGCGGCCGGCCCCCAGCCCTGTGAAGGGAGCAGATGTTGGCCCGGCGCCGCTGCTACCCCTCGGACACCTACGACGACGAGTGGGCATTGATCGAACCGCTCCTGCCCGTCCCGGCCTGCGAGACGATTCGCGGCGGTCGGCCGGAGAAGCACCCGCGGCGCGAGATCGTGGACGCGATTCGGTACGTCGTCGACACCGGCTGCAAGTGGAGGGCCTTACCCAAAGACTTCCCGCCCTGGCGGACGGCTTACAACTTCATGGCCCGCTGGGCCGCCGCTGGCGTGGTCGGGCAGCTCCGTGACCAGCTCCGCAAACGCGTCCGCCGGGACATGGGCCGCTCCCCTGGGGCGGTCGCCACCATCATCGACTCGCAGTCCGTGAAGGCCGCCGAGACCGTCGGCAAGGACTCGCGCGGCTACGACGCGGCGAAGAAGATCAATGGGCGCAAGCGGCACCTCGTGGTCGACACCAAAGGCTTGCCGCTGTTCGTGATGGTCACCCCCGCCGACATGACCGACCGCGACGCGGCGAAGGAAGTCCTGTTCCGGCTGCGGCTGATGCATCCCGAGATCACGATCGTCTGGGCCGATTCCGCCTACGCCGGACAACTCGTCACCTGGGCAAAAAAGTACCTGAACCTGACGGTCAAGACGGTGAGCCGGCCGAAGAACGCGGTCGGGTTCGTCGTCCTGCCCCGCCGCTGGGTGGTCGAACGCTCGATCGCCTGGGTCATGCACGCCCGCAGACACGCCCGCGACTACGAACGTCTCATCCAACACTCCGAATCACTGATCACCTGGGCCGCGATCACCCTGATGACCAGGCGCATCACCCGGCGACAATCCCGCAGGGCGACCCAGCCGGCATCCCGGGAACACACCCGGGACTGACCGAGGCCACAACAGCAAGTGCTTGATGCTCAGAACCCGTCGCCCCATCCGAAGGTGACGTTGT
This genomic interval from Streptomyces sp. NBC_00193 contains the following:
- a CDS encoding DUF6192 family protein; protein product: MTQEIEKIGSVGFDRYTEIVAELRKLVETIGRAQFAIGDYALEIEPMRAFRQPEPSEEMFTVRESLLRLSEDIGLSYSVVKNCRWAASKWPKARRRPEVSFTIHRILGRIEDEEERFAAVLTPPEGKARWSVDDAKRKVGWRVENPVTPAEKVSAIHDLARDEAVAATVTSDFLRRPSVVSQVTPEDRIRAAEELVRDDQVAAAVVPDVLRRPSVVSQVTPEQRTRVIEELTRDDHVAATVTTGLLRRPDVAFRAMSDDTARHQVNHAQVERGRQAREDFERTSPVAPAVKRIDRSVEFLDLITACHAFVAASGRVVPGMRDRQLSDDEKVIIHENVARVRATLDWIETAVDTGKVDVDGELARLLQGE
- a CDS encoding RacP protein, which codes for MPRASQRRSPAAHRHADTVRFILFEARPAGLAFNQLVRSSELSPHQARSGLACLRDTIAEQGWPPLIWTRADGYKFCSDPAELQAYEVAVIREKLTEIRRFITGVVAPHTVLQPKGRWVRHLNTQLNSVESTLDVIADYIDA
- a CDS encoding IS5 family transposase, producing the protein MARRRCYPSDTYDDEWALIEPLLPVPACETIRGGRPEKHPRREIVDAIRYVVDTGCKWRALPKDFPPWRTAYNFMARWAAAGVVGQLRDQLRKRVRRDMGRSPGAVATIIDSQSVKAAETVGKDSRGYDAAKKINGRKRHLVVDTKGLPLFVMVTPADMTDRDAAKEVLFRLRLMHPEITIVWADSAYAGQLVTWAKKYLNLTVKTVSRPKNAVGFVVLPRRWVVERSIAWVMHARRHARDYERLIQHSESLITWAAITLMTRRITRRQSRRATQPASREHTRD